CATCGCTGGGTGCTGCCTGGGCTGCCTGCTGCCTCGCTTCTTTGATGGCGGCACTGAAACCTATCAGGGTATCAAAGGAAGGCTGATGGTCCTGTAGCTTGGTTTGTAGCTGCTGGATCCTGCGTTGCAGCTGTACTTTTTCCATGGCACGGTGCAGGAGTGGAATGATGCGCATGTTGTCATTCCCTTTGGTAATGTAGTCGAAAGCCCCGTCTTTAATGGCGCGTACGCCATCGGCGATATTGCCGTAGGCAGTGAGCAGTATGATTTCTGCGATGATGCCCCGTTCCCGGATATGGCTGACAAGGTCAATGCCATTGCCGTCTGGCAGCATGACATCGCTGAGAATGACGTCTGGTTGTTCGGTGTGAAGTAAGTGCCTGGCGGCTTTGATATTTTCTGCTGTCAGTACCTGAAAGCCTTCCAGCGCAATGATGCGCTTTAAAAGCTGGCGGAGTTTTTCCTCATCCTCCACCAGCAGTACGGTTCCCGTATGCATTTGTTGTAGCTTATTTTGTTGTAACCAGTATGTTGTTGTCAGCGCTGTTTATAATCAGCGCTGATAGGATGATGCCCCAGGAATGGCCGCTATCTTTTGTTGCGTAAATTCCAGCAGGTCGCTGCTGATTTGTAAGATGCGTTCGGTGTCTTCGTGTATGCTTTGGAGTAGTTCCAGCTGTTCACCGCCCAGTGGGCCGGTGCGACTGTCTTGCAGCAAGGAAATACTCATTTTCATGGAGGCGATCGGTGTTTTAAGTTCATGTGATGCTGCTGCGATGAATTTTGTTTTTTCAGCCGCAAATGCCGCTGCAGCGCTGATATCCCGCAATACAATCACTTCTCCTGTCTCGTCATGTTCGTTGCTTACTTTAAACACTTCCTTGACAAATACGCGGTTGTCTTGCTTGTAGGGCAGGCACAACTGTGATCCGGGAGGGGCGGAGTGTATCGATTGCAGGAATTCCTGGCCAGACTGCTTCCTGGCTTCACTGATGTCTTTGATAATACTATTCGCGAAAATCAGATGCTGATCCTTGTCATATCCGATGATACCGTCATTAATCTGGTTAATGATTGTTTCAATATTGTTTTTGGCCGTTTTTATCTGTTTTGTATTACTGGTGTCGTAGGCATGCAATTGTTCCGCCATCATATTAAAAACAGCCACCAGTTCTCCGAATTCATCCTTTCGGGAGACGTTAATGCGGGTCTGGTAGTGTTTGTTGGATACCTGGCGTATGCCTGCGGTGAGCAGTTGTACAGGTTTGGTAACAATGGCCGGGAAGCTGGCGATGAAAATGATAGACACGCCCAGCAGTACCATCGTGATAACAGACAGTGTAAGCATGGCTCTGTTGGCTACGACAGACGCTGCCGCATTTTTCTGGATGATGGCCTGCTGGTTAATGGACGATATCTGCAGGATGGCCAGCCGTAGTTGTTCCGTGAGCGCTGCGTCATCGGGGTGTTGCCGGAGGTCTTGGGAGAGTGATACCGCTTTTTCGGTAACGTTGGCTTCTCCCGGTTCGGTGATATTGGCTTGTTGCAACTGAAGGTTATACTGCAGCGAATCAAACTGCACTGGCCGGCTTTCCATTGCCTGCAGCATATTGTTGGAGAACATGATGGAATGCAGGTTCTGCTTTAACACCTGTTTCACGTTGTCGTTATAGCGGTATATCTGGTATACTCCCGTCATACTGATGGCGAGCGCCATCAGAAAAAGGAAGGTGAGCCCCAGCGTTAGCTTTGTTCTTAATGTCATCTCCTGATTATTTATATAAAAGTTGCAGCGAATGAAATGCCAGCACTGCTATACAAAATGTTATTTTTATAATTAATTGATTTGCAGATGATTGTGTTTTGTTGCTGTTTTGGGAAGATAGACAGGGTATATCAAAATGAGGAGGTGGTTTTCCATTTTGGGAGGGTGGCTTGCAATCCTGGATGCTAAGAATTAATTTGTGCTGTTGGATTGTCGGACTAACCAATGATTAACATAAAGTAGTGCGTTTAGTGTTTGGGGTTAGGGAGATAATCACGATATTTAGTTATTGTATTTTCTTACACAAAATAACTTTGTTACGTTATGAAATTCAGCTCCAGGGCACTTTCCACCCTATTGATCTCCGGCGCAACGCTGGCATCCTGTCACAATCAATCCGGCACCACAGAGACAGCAACTAAAAAAGATACAATGATAGCAGCACAACAGGCACGCCCCTACGGCGAGTCGGATGGTCAGCAGGTACTGCAATATACCCTCCGCAACGCCGCCGGCATGCAGGTGAAAATCCTGAACTACGGTGGTACCATCACCGATATCATCACTCCGGATAAAAACGGTACCCTTGGAAACGTAGTATTATCCTACGACACGCTGGCAGGCTATCAGCAAAAAGGACAGCCATACTTCGGCGCCCTGATAGGCAGGTATGCCAACCGTATCGCCAATGCTAAATTTACCCTCGATGGCCAAAGCTATCCGCTGGCAGCCAACGATCATGGCAATACACTCCACGGTGGCCTCAAAGGTTTCGATAAGGTAGTATGGCAGGCCACACAGCAGGGCGACAGTACCCTCGAGCTCTCCTATAGCAGCAAAGATGGAGAAGAAGGCTATCCTGGCAACCTCGTTGCCAAAGTGATGTATACACTCACACCGGAAAATGCCCTCCGTATTGACTATAAAGCTACTACAGATAAGGCTACCCCGGTAAACCTCACCAACCACGCCTATTTTAACCTCTCTGCCGGCGCAGACAGCACCATCCTCGACCATGAACTGTCGCTCAAAGCCAGCAAATACACTCCTGTAAATGATCAGCTGATACCTACCGGCAAACTTACAGATGTTAAAGGCACACCGATGGACTTCACCGCTCCTAAAAAGGTAGGTAAAGACATTGCCGCAGTGAAAGGTGGCTTCGACCATAACTGGGTGCTGGACAAAAAAGAAGGAGACCTGGAAACAGTAGCAACCCTCTATCATCCGGCCTCCGGCCGCTACATGGAAGTGGCTACCACACAACCTGGTATACAGTTCTATTCCGGCAACTTCCTGGATGGAACCTTACAATTCACCGCTGGTGGAAAAAAATACCCACAACATGGTGCATTGTGCCTGGAAACACAACATTTCCCGGATTCACCTAATCAGCCTTCATTCCCGAATGTTATCCTGAAACCAGGTGAAACCTACGCACAAACAACTGTATATAAATTCTCTGTAAAATAATTATACTGGATTGACAGTATTTTCCTGACAAAGGCTGATCTCTGCTAAATAGAGATCAGCCTTTTTTGTCAACGGCATTATCTTTGTGGCGCTTGCCCTATGCAGCAAAAATCCCCTGTGAGCCCATTAGCAGGCTTTGTGAATGTGAGAGGTGCCCGTGAACATAACCTCAAAAATATTGACGTGCAGATACCCCGGGATGCCCTGGTAGTTTTTACTGGTGTTTCCGGCTCCGGCAAATCCTCGCTGGCATTCGGTACCCTATATGCCGAAGCACAGCGCCGCTACCTCGAATCGGTATCTCCCTACGCCCGCAGACTATTTCACCAGATGCCGGTACCGGAAGTCGACGAAATCGACGGTCTGCCACCAGCCGTAGCCCTGCAGCAGCAACGCGGTACTCCCACCACCCGCTCTTCTGTTGGCAGTGTAACCACCCTGAGTAACCTGGTGCGCATGTTGTACTCCAGGGCCGGCGATTATCCCAAAGGCCAGGAGATCATCCATGCCGAAGCCTTCTCTGCTAATTCCCCCGAAGGTGCCTGTCCGCAATGTCATGGTATGGGCCGCATCTACGATGTTACGGAACAATCCATGGTGCCCGACAATACCCTCACCATACGGGAAAGAGCCGTTGCCGCATGGCCCACCGCCTGGCAGGGCCAGAACTACCGCGACATACTCACGACCCTGGGTTACGATGTAGATATCCCCTGGAAAGATCTCCCGGCAAAACAACGACAAT
This window of the Chitinophaga sp. Cy-1792 genome carries:
- a CDS encoding histidine kinase dimerization/phospho-acceptor domain-containing protein; the encoded protein is MTLRTKLTLGLTFLFLMALAISMTGVYQIYRYNDNVKQVLKQNLHSIMFSNNMLQAMESRPVQFDSLQYNLQLQQANITEPGEANVTEKAVSLSQDLRQHPDDAALTEQLRLAILQISSINQQAIIQKNAAASVVANRAMLTLSVITMVLLGVSIIFIASFPAIVTKPVQLLTAGIRQVSNKHYQTRINVSRKDEFGELVAVFNMMAEQLHAYDTSNTKQIKTAKNNIETIINQINDGIIGYDKDQHLIFANSIIKDISEARKQSGQEFLQSIHSAPPGSQLCLPYKQDNRVFVKEVFKVSNEHDETGEVIVLRDISAAAAFAAEKTKFIAAASHELKTPIASMKMSISLLQDSRTGPLGGEQLELLQSIHEDTERILQISSDLLEFTQQKIAAIPGASSYQR
- a CDS encoding aldose epimerase family protein; translated protein: MKFSSRALSTLLISGATLASCHNQSGTTETATKKDTMIAAQQARPYGESDGQQVLQYTLRNAAGMQVKILNYGGTITDIITPDKNGTLGNVVLSYDTLAGYQQKGQPYFGALIGRYANRIANAKFTLDGQSYPLAANDHGNTLHGGLKGFDKVVWQATQQGDSTLELSYSSKDGEEGYPGNLVAKVMYTLTPENALRIDYKATTDKATPVNLTNHAYFNLSAGADSTILDHELSLKASKYTPVNDQLIPTGKLTDVKGTPMDFTAPKKVGKDIAAVKGGFDHNWVLDKKEGDLETVATLYHPASGRYMEVATTQPGIQFYSGNFLDGTLQFTAGGKKYPQHGALCLETQHFPDSPNQPSFPNVILKPGETYAQTTVYKFSVK